The following coding sequences lie in one Micromonospora sp. R77 genomic window:
- a CDS encoding class I SAM-dependent RNA methyltransferase, giving the protein MRIGNADAANGERPGLEEAERVELTVDAVAPGGHCVARHDGQVVFVRHALPGERVVAEVTELHRGFARADAVEVLTASADRVEPPCPYAKPGRCGGCDLQHVAPAAQLAWKTDVVREQLTRLGGLTDAELDALAVRVEPLPGGPLGWRSRVRYAVDAAGRAGLLKHRSHEVVPIDRCLIAHPAIQELPVLGPARWPDAEAVETVASTGGDVHVATVTEGVPTGVSGPRTVREVAAGRNWQVPAAGFWQVHPAAADTLVGAVVDLLDPQPGESAWDLYGGAGLFAAALAGRVGDARVTLVEASEQGVTAARENLADLPRVEVVAARVETALARRRVTGPVDLVVLDPPRSGAGAPVVRDIAAARPRAVAYVACDPAAFARDVRTFAGLGWRLAALRGFDLFPMTQHVELVGLLLPSG; this is encoded by the coding sequence ATGAGGATCGGGAACGCCGACGCGGCGAACGGGGAGCGACCCGGGCTGGAGGAGGCCGAGCGGGTCGAGCTGACCGTCGACGCCGTCGCTCCCGGTGGGCACTGCGTGGCCCGGCACGACGGCCAGGTGGTCTTCGTCCGGCACGCGCTGCCCGGCGAGCGGGTGGTGGCCGAGGTGACCGAGCTGCACCGGGGCTTCGCCCGGGCCGACGCGGTCGAGGTGCTGACCGCGTCGGCGGACCGGGTCGAGCCGCCCTGCCCGTACGCGAAGCCGGGCCGCTGCGGCGGCTGCGACCTGCAGCACGTGGCGCCCGCCGCGCAGCTGGCCTGGAAGACCGACGTGGTGCGGGAGCAGCTCACCCGGCTGGGCGGGCTGACCGACGCCGAGCTGGACGCCCTCGCGGTCCGGGTCGAGCCGCTGCCCGGTGGTCCGCTCGGCTGGCGGTCCCGGGTCCGGTACGCGGTCGACGCCGCCGGCCGGGCCGGCCTGCTCAAGCACCGCTCGCACGAGGTGGTGCCGATCGACCGTTGCCTGATCGCCCACCCGGCGATCCAGGAGCTGCCGGTGCTCGGCCCGGCCCGGTGGCCGGACGCGGAGGCCGTCGAGACGGTCGCGTCCACCGGCGGCGACGTCCACGTGGCCACCGTCACCGAGGGGGTGCCGACCGGCGTCAGCGGGCCCCGGACGGTCCGCGAGGTGGCGGCCGGCCGGAACTGGCAGGTGCCCGCCGCCGGCTTCTGGCAGGTCCACCCGGCCGCGGCGGACACCCTGGTCGGCGCGGTCGTCGACCTGCTCGACCCGCAGCCGGGCGAGTCGGCCTGGGACCTCTACGGCGGTGCCGGGCTCTTCGCCGCCGCGCTCGCCGGCCGGGTCGGCGACGCCCGGGTCACCCTGGTCGAGGCGTCCGAGCAGGGCGTCACCGCGGCCCGGGAGAACCTGGCCGACCTGCCCCGGGTGGAGGTGGTGGCCGCCCGGGTGGAGACGGCGCTGGCCCGGCGCCGGGTCACCGGTCCGGTCGACCTGGTGGTGCTGGACCCGCCGCGCTCCGGCGCGGGCGCCCCGGTGGTGCGGGACATCGCCGCCGCCCGGCCGCGTGCCGTGGCGTACGTGGCCTGTGACCCGGCCGCCTTCGCCCGGGACGTAC